A section of the Clostridium felsineum DSM 794 genome encodes:
- a CDS encoding flavodoxin family protein, whose translation MSKILFMNTSPNENGNTFRMGTDYLRGLNYDTLQMTDYKIYQYGQVYEDDQINEMFAPITAADTLVIGSPVYWYSVGGMLKTFFDRLYMLPEAETLRGKKLYFFAQGGAPSKEAVDTIKYLITGVCRVTGMKLRGFAVGALELNKMVKPE comes from the coding sequence ATGAGTAAGATATTATTTATGAACACAAGTCCAAATGAAAATGGAAACACCTTCCGAATGGGCACAGATTATTTAAGAGGGTTAAATTACGATACTTTACAAATGACTGATTACAAAATCTATCAGTACGGACAGGTATATGAGGATGATCAGATAAATGAAATGTTTGCTCCAATTACTGCAGCAGACACTCTAGTAATTGGAAGCCCAGTATATTGGTACTCTGTTGGTGGAATGCTTAAGACATTCTTTGACAGGCTTTATATGTTGCCAGAAGCTGAAACACTGAGAGGAAAAAAACTGTATTTCTTTGCACAGGGAGGAGCACCAAGTAAAGAGGCAGTTGATACTATTAAGTATTTGATTACTGGTGTGTGTAGAGTAACAGGAATGAAATTAAGAGGATTTGCAGTTGGAGCACTAGAACTTAATAAAATGGTAAAACCAGAATAA